The genomic stretch GTCACGCTGCGCATCGAAGTTCTGTTCAGCCTCCGCTGTTTGGGATGTTTCCGATGGGGTCGAACAGGCGCCGGTGATTGAACCAATCGACCCAGCAGAGTGTTGCGATTTCCAGATCCTGCATGTTGCGCCACGGTCCTTGGCGATGGACCAGCTTAGTTTTGTTGAGACCGTTTATGCGCAGGTTGCGCACTTTGCAAAGTCTTGCCCTTTTCCTAAAGCGGACCTTCAGTGACACGGTCACAATATTTGTTTTAAACCTACTTAGGTCAGGTCTCTTTCATCCTAGGCTCGCTCGCAACGCTGTATGTTTCGGTCATTTTTCCAGATTTTTTTGCAGGCGAACTGCGAGATTTGGGCATCGAAATGTTCGGACCTTCTCATAAGAAACATCCCTTTTCAGCGCGAGGCTGATGGAAGCCTTATTCCGCATTCAATTAGGTTCGCCTTCTAAGTACGCCCTTACCACTTCAACAACCCCCGTAGGATTGTCCCGCCATTCCCGCAAGGTGACGGTCACAGCCTTCCATCCAAAAGCTTCCAGCAGAATGGCACGTTCAGTCAAAACTTCTAAAGTGGCATGGGTCGCATAGGTCTCTTTGCTATCGATCAGAATGGCCAGCTTAAAGTCGGCTTCATCTGCCTGGCGGACGGCGACATCGACGCAAAAGCGGGACATGCCGTGGTTGACCACCGCAACAAATTCGCGCTCTTGCAAGGCTGCGGCAATCTGTTCTGCGGCCGCATTTACAGGTTTTTCGCTCCGGTCCGCATTGCTCATCACCGCCTTAAGCGCCAGACCTGCTCCTTGCTTATCTCCGGTTGAGGCAAGTTGCGCATACCGCAGGAAAGTCTTCAGCGCGTTGGCACCTGCATTATAGTCGTTGGTGATCTGCTCGGAGGTGATCGACGACACAACGATCATGTTTTCCTTCGCACGCGAAAAGATGACATTCAGACGCTTTTCGCCTCCGACCTTGTTGATGGGGCCAAAGTTCATCCGCATCTTGCCATTTTCCGGCGGAGCATAGCAGATCGACAGCAAAATGATGTCTCGTTCGTCGCCCTGCACATTTTCGAGGTTCTTTACGAAAAGCCCGATGAATTCGCCATCTCTTTCGCGTTCAAATTCAGTTTCGAGCTTGCGAGAAAAGTCCTTGTCAGTACGTGCCAGATCTCTCAAAGCATTTTCAATCTCGGATTGCTGCGCCTCCGAGAAGGCAACGATGCCAATGGTTTTTTGACTTTTCTGAGCAAGGATGTCGCGCAGCAGATGGGCGATATAGCGCGCTTCTTCGGCGTTTCGCCGCAGGGCATAAACACCGTCATTGATCATATGGTAGGAAATCGGACGCGCCAAAACCTCGGATGCGGTTAGCGGAGGAGCTCCTGCGTCCAACACATCGATCTGAGGTTGCTGCTGCCGGTTGTGTGTAGCCGGAATGGTCAACAATTGCCCATTGTAAAAGGCCCCGTTGGAAAAGCTTATCAGCTCCTCGCTGCGCGATCGATAGTGCCAGCTGAGCATGGTCGATTTCAACCGTTCCGCCGCAAGGGTCAGAAAGCTGTCCTGCTCCAACTCAAAGTTGAGATCTTCTTCAGCATCATCAAACTCCTCGGCAGCGTCACTACTGCCAAAGAATCTCGACGGCGGCAGTTGCATCTCATCTCCCACAACGATGATCTGCGGCGCACGCATCAATGTTGGCACCGCATCTTCTACTGGAATTTGCGATGCCTCGTCGAAGATCACCACATCAAACAGATCGGAATCAAGTGGCAGGACATCCGCCACAGAAAGCGGGCTCATCAACCAGATCGGCTTGATGTCCGGTATCAATGCTCCGGCAGGACCACCTAACATTTCACGTGGCGACCGATAGGCGCGGGTCTTTTTGAATTCATGTTCTAATGCCCGACGCGCCTTGGCATAGGATGATTTGCGCGCCCGGTCTTCCATCGACAGGTTGCGATCCATTTCAGCAGTCAACGCGATATGGCTGTCAAAGGTTTCCATAGCGCGCAGTTCCAGCAAGGACGCATTGACCTCTTGAAGCGCCTTCCGGCTTTCTGCGATCTTTGTGCGCGCCCGTTCCAGCATGGAATGATCAATAGCTGTCAGGCCAGGGGTCTGGAGCAGGCTACGGCGCACCGTCTCTGACAGGATTTCTGCGTGCAACTGATCTGTGGGTAAATCGAGGTTGCGCAAACAATGCCAGATCGATGCAGGCGCTTCTGCCAGCGGCTGCAACATGAACTTCAGATCACGCAAATGCGGCCGACTTAGTGCGAGCGCATCAAGCGCCGGGGCCAAATCAGACAATGCCAATGTATCCAGCCCATCAATCAGACCGGTTGCCTCTTCCAACAGCCCTTCGACCACCGGAGCGTGGCGGGCCAAAGCCAGCACCTGACGCTCCGAATTGGCCGGATCGCTCACCACCTTGGCCAGGATCGGGTCTGCTGCGGCTCCTTCTGCCATCCTCCCTGCGGCCCGTTCTGCGACCAGTTTGGACAGGGCCCCAAAATCGTCAAATCCATATCGCCCAGCAGCTTGCCGCTTGGTTTCAGCCAGGGCCTCTTTGGCTGTATGTTCAGCATCAAGCTGCGACAAAAGATCAACCACAGAGGGTGCAACTGCGGCATCCACCGTCCGGGTGCGTGCCGAAATGGTTTTCTTCAATTGCCGCCAAGGGCCAGACAGGAATGACAGGAGCTTGCCTTCCTTGTCCTGCGCCAGCCGCAGCGCTGTTTTGGTTTCATCCGGGGTCAGTCTCTCGGTCCAGGCGGATGCTTTTTCAGTTGCCGCAGCCAAGGCACGCTTTTTCTCCTCTACCAGACGCAATTCGCCTTTGAACCGGCGGCTTTCGCGGCTTGCAGGGTCCAGCAGGCCTAGTTGTCCCACCTCCGCCATTGCGGCAACGCGCGCAGCAAACTGAATTTGCGCAAAGCCAGCACCCGTGGTGGTGATCTCACCAAACAGATCGGCATCTATCCCGCTCAACCGCTTGGCGCGTGACGCCAGATTTGCGGCTCGTTCCGGCACCTGATCCAGGGTCTTGTCATCCGCCCAAAGTGCCGGGGTCAACAGTCTTTCGGGCCGTTGTGACAGACATTGCCCCCCTGCCAAGCCTTTGGTTCCGGTCAGCGCGCGATCTACTGCATCCTCATACTCCAACCAATCGGACAGATCAGGCAACAGGTCCCGATCATTATCATCCAAACCCATGGCAGGGGCGCTCAGCGCGCGGTCAATCACGGAATAAAGCGCTTCATTGGTCCCAACCGCCGCGGAGGACATGGCCTTGATGTGCACGCGCACATCAGCCAGCGCTTCTGAAATACGTCGTAGCAGTGCCGTACGTTCATCCGTCAGCATGGCCATGGTCGTTGGACGAGCTTCACTGGTCCAGCGCGTGTAGATCTCTTCCAGCTCTTGAATGAAATCGCGCTTGTTTTGCTGACTGTCGTGCACAAGACTACACAGAGCCCCAAGGCCCACACCCGTCAAACGGTTGAACACCACATCAAGAGCGGCGCGTTTTTCACAAACGAACAGCACACGTTTCCCTTGCCCGATGAAGTCCGCAATCAGGTTGGTGATGGTCTGTGATTTGCCCGTACCCGGCGGGCCCTGAATGACATAGCTTTCCCCACTGCGGGCATTCAGAACCGACTTTTCCTGACTGGGATCCATTTCGATGACTGGATAGCGGTGTTCCGGTTTGGGCAGGCTGGGAATGCTGCCGGTATCAAAATTGCGGTCATTGAAGAGCAGATCAAAGGTCGCATTTGGCGGCAATTCACCTGCCAAGACGGAATCATAATCCCGCACCAGCGACATTTTTCGATAGTTAAAGTTGGCAAGGGTTACCGAGCAAAGATCAAAGCTCCAGTTAAAGCGTCCATCAGTGTCCTGCGCCGCAGAAAAGGTTGTCGCCTCACGTTCTGTCATCGCAGGGTCGACCACGTGAGAGGTACTGAACATCCGCGGAAGTGCGCGCCCCATCACGGCCTGATTGGGAGCCTGTGCGGGGGTAACATATTCTTTGAATAGCTGTAGCCCCAGCGGGTTAAACCCCGGATGCTCATAGGAATAGCGCAACCCAGATCGCGCCCGCCTGCCTTTAACCATGCCAACGCGGCGCTTGTTAAACTGATCTAGTCGGCGGCGCACCTTCTGGTGCAATACCTTGATGCGTGGTTTGTCGGCATATTCCAGGCGTACACCGGGCTCGCTGGACAAAATCTGGGTCTCGATAAGTTGATAGAGATCCTGCAGAGCCTCCGGTTGGGACATATCCACCGTTCTGGGCAGTTTGGTGCCAAACAGCTTTTCCAGCGCAAAGGACAACGCTGGATTGACCTCGGCCACTGTATCAAGCGCTTTTAGGGTGAAGACATCCTTTACCCCCTTGCGGCGCTTCAATTCTGCCCGCAGCAACAGCAGCGGCGAGGAAATCGGCACATGCGGGTCGTTCTTCAAATCATACCAACGCAGGAATACGGGCACCAAGCGTAGTGGAGCTGCGCCATATTCCCGCGCAACCCGCGCACTTTCTGAGCGTAGCTTGGACAGGACTGATGGCGCAAACTGCATCTCTTCAAATCGAATGTAATCCCGCAAGGCAACTTCTTTGCCCGACAGCAGCATTTGCATGGCACGGCCATCGGCGGTGAACAGGTCTTCGGATTTGATCGCCTGAAAATTCATCACCAAAGGCACGGAAGTTTCTGTCAGGTTCAATTCGGTCGAGACAGGCTTGTGGTAGATCAGCCGATTGCGCCTGGTCATATCATATAGCCGTGCGCGCAAACGCTTAAGCAACTCACCTCTTGGCAAATCGGCCTCTGCCCCGAATGAAGCGCTCGTTGTCAGTTCATTGTCAAAAACCGACCCGATCATGCGATGGTTTTCAAACGCGCGGATCAGGGTGGGCATGTCCTGTGCTCGGTTAAACCGTTCCAACTCTGTCATGCGCTCGATTGCGCGACAGATCACCGGGCTAAGCCGATTGTTCAACTGGGCCAGATCACTGCGGTAGCGGGTAAAGGTTTCGAGCTGCTCCTTCTGCCGAAAGTCAAGACCGGTCGCCAGCGAACCGATGATCATTCCCAGCCCATAGATATCAGTGATCGGGTCGTGATGGCCCGCTTCGATTTCCCAGGATCGGTACTGGGTCAAAAAACACGGGCTGGCTTCGGCATCCTCTGCAACTTTTGCGTCATGCACTTCTGTGCCGATCGCATCATCAGAAGTCACCCTGAGCTCACTCACGACCTTGATGCCGCTCTTGGCCTGCAAATCCTTGCGGCTGCGAACTGCGCGGGCCGATGCCGGTGCTCTTGCTTCCGACTGAATAAAGAACAGATGGCCATGATCCGTTTTTAGCTTAGCCAGGGGAAACAACGGAGCCACTTGCCCGGCATCATGCGCCTCTGCGACCTGCTGCATCAGGGGTAAAACGGCGGCCAACAGGTCCTCATTCCCGATTGAATGCGTCTCATTCCAGCTTTCAAGAAGCTCAAAGAAACCATGTTTGGCAACATCAATCATTGGGCACCTCCACAAGCGCCTTGCGCAGTGACGCTAGCTTTTTCTTGGGCACACCAAGGTCCTTGATGATGCGCGGGGTAATCGCATCCGACAGCCCGTACTTGTCGGCAAACTGCATTGCCTCTAACAAGGGGTCGTCTTCAAGATCCGGATCCGCCGCTGCAAAATCTAGCAGAACCGATGCCATGTAATCCTTCACATCCTCGCTTGCCTCAGTCAGGCGGGACAGGTCCGTGTCTTCGGATGGGATCGTTGTGCGGTCAAAATCTGGGAAGTAGGCGCGGGCGTGCGCCTCGATCTCCTCAGACTGAGCCCAATCGGCGCTCAGAAATTTCTGGATCATCAGGCGCGTCAGATCGGTCAGTTTGCGCTGCGCCAGCAGGTCCAGCCGTTCCAACCGATCATCACCTTCCACCAACTTCGGAAGACGCGCGTCGGCGGTCTCTTTGTCCTTGGCCCAATCGGCAAGAGCAATCGCACGGATGTAGGTTTCGGGATGTGTCCCCCCCTGCGAGCCGTCCTTCTTGTTCAGATCAAGCGCCTCCGCGGCCTGTTCGAGATAGGTTTCAACCGAAAACTTCTTCAGCCCGGACCCAACCTTGATCAGCAAGGAAATTGCTGCATCCCGGTCCTCACAGACCATAAGCCCGACCCGGTCAGCAAAAATCTCCTGATAGATCTGCGACAGCCAGAGCGACTGCAGATGCGCAGGGTGTGATCCGTTTTCCCCGCAAATCCACCCCAGCATCCGATCAGCCGTGAAATACCGCCCATCCTCGCGGGTCTTGTGCAGGTAATGCGCCATCTCATGGCCCAGCAGGCTGCGCAACTCAGCGTCGCTGAGGATATCAATGGTCTCGCCCTCGAACATGATGTTGATCTCATTGGGAGTATAGATCAACGCAGCATTCCGGTGACTTCCCGTGCCCTGAAAAAGGTTGAGCGGCACGTCAATCGCAAGCGTTTCTTTCACTTCGCCCGCGATAGCAAACAATCTGTCATGCGACCCTGCGTCCAATCGCACTGCATTTTTCAGCAACATCAGTCGGTTTTCATCAAAGGCCTGTTCTGTCAATTTGTCAGAGGCAAACCAGGCCCAGATATCGGCCTCTTCGTGCTGCAAAAAATCGGCGAGCGCGTTGTGGTAATTCAGGAATGGCGGGATTTCGGACAAAGGCTTTTCTCGCGTAAGAACTGAATGATCTGGTCAAAAATGAAGGGAGCATAATATTGCCCACCCATGGCAATAAGGAACTGACCAACCATCATCAAGCCGCAAGAGGCTCCTGACCGGGGACAACTGTCCCAGTCTTGCCCAATTTTCGCAATAATCGCGCAGAGGCCCAGCAACGTTCAGACCAGTGTGAACTACGAACGGACGGATATTCTAGCTTCGGAGGTCTGTTCTTGCCGCGAATAACTAGCATTTGTCGGTGGCTGGAAGGCAGCAGGGAAGGCGTTGTTTCAGTTTCAGCACAGTGCAAGCAAAAGGCTGATGTGCACCACATCATGGCTTTCTTGCTCGTCACGACTAATGTTCTCTACCTGTGGCCGTTAATTCAAGGGTATATTTCGGTCTCATCGGGTTCATGGTTCTCTTTGAGGTCGGCGTTGCCGCCTCATAATGGCGTCGGGGATGCTATATTGCATTGCGATCGTGATACTCTCCACAACACGGACCTATCCACCGGTGTCAGTCGGGTTGGCGAACGTCCGGTTCCGCGAGGTTTATGCGGAGTCACCAACCGCATTCGTGGGCGCCTTCGTGAACGGACTTGTCGTGACGGTTCTGTTAAATGTCGTGCCCTTCGGTGAAAGTGTGCTGGGGTTTGAAGCCTCGACGATCGCCATTGGAAACGGCGTGGCTTACTTGGGTCGTATCCGGACCTTGTGAGTCCGAACTGTGCAAGTCTACGGCCTGCTATCGGGCCTGGTTGAACGCCGCCACGTCCAGGCGATGCTTGCGGAAAAAGCGGAAACCCCTGCCGCAGCGAATAACCTTCGCAAGCGATTGATCCAGCTATTGGATCACGCTATCAGCTTGGATTGGCGTGGGGACAATCCCGTTCGGGCGACTAAACCCTATTGTAACACCGGGACTGGTTTTCATTCTTGGGAAGAAAAAGAGATCGCGCAGTTTTTGCGGTCTACAAACCCGGCACATTGGCCCACCAAGCAGTTACCTTGATGCTCTACACTGGCGCGGCCCGCGTGGATGCCGTGCAACTTGGTCCTGAAAACTTGCGTGGCGACCGAATTGAATATCGCCGTCAGAAAACATCCCGTTCGGGTGGTATCAAGGTAAGCATCCCCCTTCACGCCGATCTGGCAGAAGTCTTGGATGCCGGGTCCTAGCTGGCAACAAGCAATGGCAATATACGCTCTGCGGCCGGATTGGGCAATGCGATGCGGGACTGGTGCAATGAAGCAGGCCTGCCCAAATGCAGCTCACATGGCTTGTGTAAAGCCTGTGCCCGCAGATTGGCAGAGGCCCAAGCCACCACGCATGAAATCGCATCTGTAACCGGCCACAAAACACTGGCTTTGGTGCAGCTCTATACCGAAGCAGCCGGTCGCGAAGCATTGGCGAATTCTGCAATGGAAAAGCTGATTGCCCGCCCAAACGGAAATAAAAATGTGACGAACCGAACAGGAAAGTTCGCCAAGATCGCAGATAAGCATATGAAAGGACGGGAATAATGGGAGGAAATGGCGAGCCGTGGAGGACTCGAACCCCCGACCTGAGAATTAGAAGTTCCCTGCTCTAATCCAGCTGAGCTAACGGCCCGCACTTGTCTCGGCTGTATCAGTCAAATCCTCTGCCTTGTCAACTTGCTAGAGAAATGGAATGGCGGCCCGAAAAAAAGAATTTACGTTCGCAACCTTACCCGCTGGCAACAGACTGCCGGCGACAATTAGGGCTGTCGTTTCAATTGGGGTCGCCGTTTCAGAGGTGCCTTGAAAATTCTGCATGACCTTCAATCTGGGGCCATGGCTTGGGCGGTTTTTAGTTTGGTCTCATTGTCGCGACCAGTTCCGCGACCTTCAGGCCAAATTTGCGCATCTCTGACTTGTTCATGATCGCGCCATCGGCGGTAAGGTACATCCAGTCTGTGGCCTGCAAGGTGTGTCCCCCGGAATCTTCGGGAAGAATGATCTCATAGCGCAAGCGGACGGTTGACCCGGAAACCACTCCCTGTGCCTCTCCCACCAGGTCATCAGCTGTGGCGGTAAAGGTGTTGTTTGGTCCGAGGGTCAGATACCATTTCCGGCTTTGGGTTTTCCCATTGGAATAGGTGAATTCTTCGCTCAGGGTGCCCGTGTCCCCGTCCCAGGTGCCGACCATTTTTGCTACAAAGCTGTTGGTCATCTTGCCATTTGGGCCAAAGATCAACCCTTCGGACAGGATCTCGCCAGATAGATGGGTCTTGAGATCAAACTGCGGGCCGGTTCCAGCGTAATCCTGTGGTGATTGGAACCGGAAACTAAAGAGGTAGGTTTTGGCAACTATGGCCACAAGAAAGATCACGAGGCAGGCGACAAGCAATTTCATCAGGAGGAGCTTTCACTGGGCAGCCGTAGAGCATAGCAAAAGGCTGCGGATTTCAGGACACAAGGAAGGATCGCATAGGCCGCGACAAGCGCCGACAGCGCCTCTGGCGTGTTGTGCGTGCCAGGGGTAAAGCCAAATGCCTGTAGCAGTGGCAAAGTGACTGCGGCTGCAAGGGCCAGGGCAAGTTTTCCGGCAAAGGACCAAATACCGAAGGCCGTTCCCGCGCTTAGGCCTGCTTTGGTCAGGGCAATGCTGAACAGGGCAGGCAACAGCAGCATGTCCGCCCCCAGCGCCGCCCCTGACGCCAGACAGATCAGAGCAAAGCCATAGGCGTTTCCCGGATTTAGAAACCCGGCTCCGACAAAGCTGGCAATGGCCAAAGGCATGGCGATCAACAGCGTGGCTTTGGCTCCGATCCTGTGGCTGACCAGGGTCCACAAGGGCACGCTGAGACCGGCGGACAGGAAGAACAGAACCAGCAGTGGCCCTGCCAGTTTTGGTAAGTTCAGGTAGTCTTGTACAAAAAACAGAAACAAGGTGGAGGTCAGGGCCACCGGCAGACTGTTCAGGACCGCCAGGATCAGCAGACTGGTGGCCCCGGACTGGGACAGGGAGGCATAGCTCAGGGGGCGACCGGCCACCGCAGGCTGTGACCAGACCGGTCTGGTCAGCAGGGCGGTGACGATTGCCACTGCACCCAGCAGCAGGCCAAATGCCCCATAGCCCTGTCCCGCAGCCCCCATGCCAACCAAGAGAGCCGGAGCAATCGCTGCCAAAATCACACCGATCAGCATGCCGCTTTCGCGGAATGCGGCCAGCGTCATTACAGCACGCGGTTCAGCAGATTTGGCAAGGGTAGTACTGCGCCCATAGAGCAAGATCATACCCAGGCTGTAGGCGGAGAACAGCAGCAACAGGATGGGGATCATCTTGGCCAACACATAGGGGCTGGCTTGTAGTCCAAACAAAAGCGGAAACCCCACGGCCAGCCCACCGGCGGCGAGCCAAGCAAAGCTGGACTGCTTTTGCGGCCATCGATCCACGGCCCAGCCGATCAGCGGGTCCTGCACCAGATCAAACAGCCGGATGGCCAGCAAAACACCCCCCAAGGCCCCAAGCCCGATGCCAAGATCGGTGGCGGCATACTGTGGCAAGTGAATGTACAAAGGGATCCCGGCACTGGCCAGCATCAGGGCATAAAGGCTAATCCTTGGATACAG from Phaeobacter sp. G2 encodes the following:
- a CDS encoding AAA domain-containing protein — translated: MIDVAKHGFFELLESWNETHSIGNEDLLAAVLPLMQQVAEAHDAGQVAPLFPLAKLKTDHGHLFFIQSEARAPASARAVRSRKDLQAKSGIKVVSELRVTSDDAIGTEVHDAKVAEDAEASPCFLTQYRSWEIEAGHHDPITDIYGLGMIIGSLATGLDFRQKEQLETFTRYRSDLAQLNNRLSPVICRAIERMTELERFNRAQDMPTLIRAFENHRMIGSVFDNELTTSASFGAEADLPRGELLKRLRARLYDMTRRNRLIYHKPVSTELNLTETSVPLVMNFQAIKSEDLFTADGRAMQMLLSGKEVALRDYIRFEEMQFAPSVLSKLRSESARVAREYGAAPLRLVPVFLRWYDLKNDPHVPISSPLLLLRAELKRRKGVKDVFTLKALDTVAEVNPALSFALEKLFGTKLPRTVDMSQPEALQDLYQLIETQILSSEPGVRLEYADKPRIKVLHQKVRRRLDQFNKRRVGMVKGRRARSGLRYSYEHPGFNPLGLQLFKEYVTPAQAPNQAVMGRALPRMFSTSHVVDPAMTEREATTFSAAQDTDGRFNWSFDLCSVTLANFNYRKMSLVRDYDSVLAGELPPNATFDLLFNDRNFDTGSIPSLPKPEHRYPVIEMDPSQEKSVLNARSGESYVIQGPPGTGKSQTITNLIADFIGQGKRVLFVCEKRAALDVVFNRLTGVGLGALCSLVHDSQQNKRDFIQELEEIYTRWTSEARPTTMAMLTDERTALLRRISEALADVRVHIKAMSSAAVGTNEALYSVIDRALSAPAMGLDDNDRDLLPDLSDWLEYEDAVDRALTGTKGLAGGQCLSQRPERLLTPALWADDKTLDQVPERAANLASRAKRLSGIDADLFGEITTTGAGFAQIQFAARVAAMAEVGQLGLLDPASRESRRFKGELRLVEEKKRALAAATEKASAWTERLTPDETKTALRLAQDKEGKLLSFLSGPWRQLKKTISARTRTVDAAVAPSVVDLLSQLDAEHTAKEALAETKRQAAGRYGFDDFGALSKLVAERAAGRMAEGAAADPILAKVVSDPANSERQVLALARHAPVVEGLLEEATGLIDGLDTLALSDLAPALDALALSRPHLRDLKFMLQPLAEAPASIWHCLRNLDLPTDQLHAEILSETVRRSLLQTPGLTAIDHSMLERARTKIAESRKALQEVNASLLELRAMETFDSHIALTAEMDRNLSMEDRARKSSYAKARRALEHEFKKTRAYRSPREMLGGPAGALIPDIKPIWLMSPLSVADVLPLDSDLFDVVIFDEASQIPVEDAVPTLMRAPQIIVVGDEMQLPPSRFFGSSDAAEEFDDAEEDLNFELEQDSFLTLAAERLKSTMLSWHYRSRSEELISFSNGAFYNGQLLTIPATHNRQQQPQIDVLDAGAPPLTASEVLARPISYHMINDGVYALRRNAEEARYIAHLLRDILAQKSQKTIGIVAFSEAQQSEIENALRDLARTDKDFSRKLETEFERERDGEFIGLFVKNLENVQGDERDIILLSICYAPPENGKMRMNFGPINKVGGEKRLNVIFSRAKENMIVVSSITSEQITNDYNAGANALKTFLRYAQLASTGDKQGAGLALKAVMSNADRSEKPVNAAAEQIAAALQEREFVAVVNHGMSRFCVDVAVRQADEADFKLAILIDSKETYATHATLEVLTERAILLEAFGWKAVTVTLREWRDNPTGVVEVVRAYLEGEPN
- a CDS encoding site-specific integrase; its protein translation is MRDWCNEAGLPKCSSHGLCKACARRLAEAQATTHEIASVTGHKTLALVQLYTEAAGREALANSAMEKLIARPNGNKNVTNRTGKFAKIADKHMKGRE
- a CDS encoding DUF3833 domain-containing protein, whose product is MKLLVACLVIFLVAIVAKTYLFSFRFQSPQDYAGTGPQFDLKTHLSGEILSEGLIFGPNGKMTNSFVAKMVGTWDGDTGTLSEEFTYSNGKTQSRKWYLTLGPNNTFTATADDLVGEAQGVVSGSTVRLRYEIILPEDSGGHTLQATDWMYLTADGAIMNKSEMRKFGLKVAELVATMRPN
- a CDS encoding MFS transporter codes for the protein MLYPRISLYALMLASAGIPLYIHLPQYAATDLGIGLGALGGVLLAIRLFDLVQDPLIGWAVDRWPQKQSSFAWLAAGGLAVGFPLLFGLQASPYVLAKMIPILLLLFSAYSLGMILLYGRSTTLAKSAEPRAVMTLAAFRESGMLIGVILAAIAPALLVGMGAAGQGYGAFGLLLGAVAIVTALLTRPVWSQPAVAGRPLSYASLSQSGATSLLILAVLNSLPVALTSTLFLFFVQDYLNLPKLAGPLLVLFFLSAGLSVPLWTLVSHRIGAKATLLIAMPLAIASFVGAGFLNPGNAYGFALICLASGAALGADMLLLPALFSIALTKAGLSAGTAFGIWSFAGKLALALAAAVTLPLLQAFGFTPGTHNTPEALSALVAAYAILPCVLKSAAFCYALRLPSESSS